The proteins below come from a single Parageobacillus toebii NBRC 107807 genomic window:
- the murA gene encoding UDP-N-acetylglucosamine 1-carboxyvinyltransferase, with amino-acid sequence MEKIIVRGGNRLSGTVKVEGAKNAVLPVIAATLLASNGKSVIHDVPALSDVYTISEVLRYLGADVKIEENTITVDASQELKFEAPFEYVRKMRASVLVMGSLLARNGRARVALPGGCAIGSRPIDQHLKGFEAMGAYVKVGNGFIDAEVKGRLRGAKIYLDFPSVGATENIMMAAVLAEGTTIIENCAKEPEIVDLANFLNAMGAKVRGAGTGTIRIEGVDQLTGATHTVIPDRIEAGTFMVAAAITGGNVLVQGAVPEHLSSLIAKMEEMGVTIIEEGNGLRVIGPEKLKAVDIKTMPYPGFPTDMQSQMMALLLKAEGTSMVTETVFENRFMHVEEFRRMNADIKIEGRSVIINGPCNLQGAEVAATDLRAAAALILAGLAAEGYTRVTELRHLDRGYVRFHEKLAALGADIERVNDESETAAEDVKVKDLNI; translated from the coding sequence TTGGAAAAGATCATCGTCCGTGGCGGAAACCGGTTAAGCGGCACCGTAAAAGTAGAAGGAGCGAAAAATGCCGTTTTGCCTGTGATCGCCGCAACATTATTAGCCAGTAATGGGAAAAGTGTTATTCATGATGTGCCTGCTCTTTCCGATGTATATACAATCAGTGAAGTACTGCGTTATTTAGGCGCGGATGTAAAAATAGAGGAAAATACGATCACTGTCGATGCGTCGCAAGAGCTAAAGTTCGAAGCGCCGTTTGAATATGTGCGTAAAATGCGGGCATCGGTGCTTGTGATGGGATCATTGCTTGCCCGAAATGGCCGCGCCCGCGTCGCGCTGCCAGGAGGCTGTGCGATCGGTTCGCGCCCGATTGACCAACATTTAAAAGGCTTTGAAGCGATGGGCGCCTACGTAAAAGTCGGAAACGGATTTATTGATGCCGAAGTAAAAGGAAGATTGCGCGGCGCAAAAATTTATTTAGATTTTCCAAGCGTTGGAGCAACAGAAAATATTATGATGGCTGCGGTATTAGCGGAAGGTACCACCATTATTGAAAACTGCGCCAAAGAACCGGAAATTGTCGATTTGGCAAACTTTTTAAATGCAATGGGAGCGAAAGTGCGCGGGGCTGGGACCGGCACGATTCGCATCGAAGGGGTAGACCAGCTGACTGGCGCGACTCATACGGTCATTCCTGATCGCATCGAAGCAGGTACGTTTATGGTTGCTGCGGCAATTACAGGCGGAAACGTCCTTGTACAAGGTGCTGTTCCAGAACATTTAAGTTCCTTGATTGCCAAAATGGAAGAAATGGGTGTCACTATTATCGAAGAAGGAAATGGATTACGGGTAATAGGTCCAGAAAAATTAAAAGCGGTGGACATTAAAACAATGCCATATCCAGGTTTTCCAACGGATATGCAGTCACAAATGATGGCATTGCTGCTTAAAGCAGAAGGTACCAGTATGGTTACGGAAACGGTATTTGAAAACCGCTTTATGCATGTGGAAGAGTTTCGCCGCATGAATGCCGACATTAAAATTGAAGGACGTTCTGTTATTATTAACGGTCCTTGCAATTTGCAAGGCGCGGAAGTAGCTGCTACCGATTTGCGGGCAGCGGCGGCGTTAATTTTAGCCGGCTTAGCGGCGGAAGGCTATACGCGCGTGACCGAATTAAGACACCTCGACCGCGGATATGTTCGCTTTCATGAGAAACTAGCGGCGCTTGGTGCCGACATCGAGCGTGTCAATGACGAAAGCGAAACGGCGGCAGAGGATGTAAAAGTGAAGGATCTCAACATATAA
- a CDS encoding YwmB family TATA-box binding protein, with the protein MKKRQVRPFIFLWTSLFIMIIGMYQYSSGEAMGNESLQPLKTIARVLEDNEVEIEQWTVYTREYAPHIRNDATFFKKLDELKNENRAFHWHFEANHHMKKATGIYNRPFFQEKIQLVMTDTKDKPQTYILYELKGVGWSRKIWEKIVETIEKKSSQLFVKQPTFFTCIKGDFSDNMEGGLFYNALHLLREFQATPVESLQEESFVSLSAYTGQWEYVLPTSKHQPMNIQLALRERLGGKTAVVIGTPIITIEY; encoded by the coding sequence ATGAAAAAAAGACAAGTGCGTCCATTCATTTTTTTATGGACATCATTATTTATCATGATTATTGGAATGTATCAATATTCATCCGGAGAAGCGATGGGGAACGAGTCCCTTCAGCCATTAAAAACGATCGCGCGCGTTTTAGAAGACAATGAAGTAGAAATTGAACAATGGACTGTTTACACAAGAGAGTATGCCCCGCATATTCGAAATGATGCAACTTTTTTTAAAAAGCTAGACGAACTCAAAAACGAAAACCGCGCCTTTCATTGGCATTTTGAGGCAAACCACCATATGAAAAAAGCAACGGGTATATACAACCGCCCCTTCTTTCAAGAAAAAATTCAACTCGTCATGACCGACACAAAGGACAAGCCCCAAACGTATATCCTCTATGAACTCAAAGGAGTAGGTTGGAGCAGAAAAATATGGGAAAAAATTGTCGAAACGATAGAGAAAAAGTCGAGCCAATTATTTGTGAAGCAGCCTACATTTTTCACTTGTATCAAAGGGGATTTCAGTGATAATATGGAAGGTGGTTTGTTCTACAATGCTTTACATCTTCTAAGAGAATTTCAAGCAACACCAGTTGAATCATTACAAGAAGAGTCATTTGTTTCCCTGTCTGCATATACTGGGCAGTGGGAATACGTTCTTCCAACTAGCAAACATCAGCCAATGAACATTCAACTTGCATTGCGAGAAAGATTGGGCGGGAAGACGGCTGTCGTCATTGGAACCCCAATCATTACGATTGAATATTAA
- a CDS encoding DUF1146 family protein: protein MMPMLGQQALVSIVVHLVFIAITWWTLQGVRLEMIIKPNRVFQGRLLYILLTIMIGSTVANFFLDYLSWSKQLPFLFGGE, encoded by the coding sequence ATGATGCCCATGCTGGGCCAGCAGGCGTTAGTAAGCATTGTTGTCCATCTCGTGTTTATCGCCATTACGTGGTGGACATTACAAGGAGTTCGGCTCGAGATGATCATCAAACCAAACCGTGTATTTCAGGGACGATTGCTTTATATTTTATTGACGATTATGATCGGTTCGACGGTGGCCAACTTTTTTCTTGACTATTTATCATGGTCGAAACAACTCCCGTTTCTATTTGGAGGCGAGTAA
- the nuoN gene encoding NADH-quinone oxidoreductase subunit NuoN, which produces MSMHTLLQYKWGMMTPEFIVLGTALILSLMDLFMPDDKDRRPLAWIAFVGVAIALIATIGLIPAKAVSILNDTFRLDAFGKAFKLLLLAGGALSLLLAFDYRPKEGLKDRGEFYYLLLCALLGAMIMASSGDLITLFVGLELLSISSYILAGIRKTSMQANESAMKYVINGGISTAITLFGMSYIFGLTGTTNIKEIALEVQKLTDSGYQYILAIAFLMMLVGLSFKISSVPFHMWTPDVYQGAPTPVTAFLSVVSKTAGFVIVLRLFITIFAQAPAQGKDPSSLLFSMQDYIAFLAGATMIIGNTIALKQRSMKRLFAYSSIAHAGYILVGFAAMSWVMIDSIWFYLLAYLFMNLGAFAILQRISDEADSDDLSHFAGLYQRNPLLAVAMGIFLLSLAGIPGTAGFIGKLNIFLGALMTEPGHYVLAAVMIAATVISYVYYFGIFVQIFFRPADETSSVRLSIGLTIVVVICALGTLLFGIVPGLAYHFLEQFDHFSDFLQ; this is translated from the coding sequence ATGAGCATGCATACATTATTGCAATATAAATGGGGGATGATGACACCGGAATTCATCGTTCTTGGAACGGCGCTCATTCTCTCGCTGATGGACCTGTTTATGCCGGATGATAAAGACCGCCGTCCGCTTGCATGGATTGCTTTTGTTGGAGTTGCCATTGCGTTGATCGCGACAATCGGACTTATTCCGGCCAAAGCAGTTTCGATTTTGAACGATACGTTTCGCTTAGACGCGTTTGGCAAAGCCTTTAAGCTTCTTTTATTAGCAGGCGGAGCGCTTTCGCTGTTGCTTGCGTTTGATTATCGCCCAAAAGAAGGGTTAAAAGATCGCGGGGAATTCTACTATTTATTGCTTTGCGCCTTGCTTGGCGCGATGATCATGGCCTCTAGCGGCGATTTAATCACCTTATTTGTCGGGCTAGAGCTATTATCGATTTCCTCTTATATCTTGGCGGGAATACGAAAAACATCGATGCAGGCAAACGAATCGGCGATGAAATATGTGATTAACGGCGGGATTTCGACAGCGATTACGCTGTTTGGGATGAGCTATATTTTCGGCTTAACAGGCACGACGAACATAAAAGAAATTGCCTTAGAGGTACAGAAGCTAACCGATAGCGGATACCAATACATCTTGGCGATTGCGTTCTTGATGATGCTTGTCGGTTTATCGTTTAAGATTTCGTCCGTTCCGTTCCATATGTGGACGCCGGATGTCTATCAAGGAGCACCGACTCCTGTTACCGCGTTTTTAAGCGTCGTTTCGAAAACGGCCGGGTTTGTCATCGTTTTACGATTGTTTATCACCATCTTTGCCCAAGCGCCGGCGCAAGGAAAAGATCCGTCTTCGCTATTGTTTTCGATGCAAGATTATATCGCCTTTTTAGCCGGGGCAACGATGATCATTGGAAATACGATAGCGTTAAAGCAGCGGAGCATGAAGCGGCTGTTTGCTTATTCGAGCATTGCCCACGCCGGATATATTCTTGTCGGTTTTGCGGCGATGTCATGGGTCATGATCGATTCGATTTGGTTTTATTTGCTTGCGTATTTGTTCATGAATCTTGGCGCATTTGCGATATTGCAACGAATATCTGACGAAGCCGATTCCGATGATCTCAGCCATTTTGCCGGCCTTTATCAGCGAAACCCGCTTTTAGCGGTTGCGATGGGAATTTTCTTGCTGTCGCTTGCGGGAATCCCGGGTACGGCTGGTTTCATCGGAAAATTGAACATTTTCCTTGGGGCGCTCATGACAGAGCCGGGTCATTATGTGCTTGCCGCGGTGATGATCGCTGCAACGGTTATATCGTATGTATACTATTTTGGCATTTTTGTGCAAATCTTTTTCCGCCCTGCCGATGAGACATCATCGGTGAGACTATCGATCGGGCTGACGATCGTTGTTGTCATTTGCGCGCTTGGCACGTTGCTATTCGGTATCGTTCCAGGGCTAGCTTATCACTTTCTTGAACAATTCGATCACTTTAGCGATTTCCTTCAATAG
- a CDS encoding NADH-quinone oxidoreductase subunit M translates to MNGTYFLSLLVFSPLVGILLLAFVPKTQERTIKWLGFLSTLPSLILSLFAFVQYLRGYRLEHLAEKHDWVRFADFPFLTEPTFAIRYELSIDGFSLVMIVLTSLLATLAAVASIHIKKEWKGYFMLFLLLEIGMLGVFAAGNMILFFIFLEITLVPMFFLVGKWGGFERERAAYSYLLYNGIGSAILLIAIIVLFARTGTSNIELVKEMLHNPAVEAQLVAPISNDLRLGLFIALLIAFGIKLPIVPFHRWILRVHVQAPPSIVMLHSGVLLKIGAYGLIRFGIGLFPDQFRDFAFWIAILGVVNLLYGAFLAFVQDDFKMVLAYSSVSHMGIVLIGLGALNEAGIQGAIFQAVSHGFISALLFLLVSILYERTSTTAIDRLGGLAKVMPLTAGCLLAGAMASLGLPGMSGFVSEFTAFLGLFKTEPVVAAIGALGIIMTAVYLLRAVLNMTFGASKRDDVQALDMSLAEAIPVFVLLALIVMIGVYPHILAKPLQATIEMMMNGLGV, encoded by the coding sequence ATGAATGGAACGTATTTTCTCTCCCTTCTCGTTTTCTCCCCGCTTGTTGGCATTCTTTTGCTTGCGTTTGTACCAAAAACGCAAGAGCGGACGATAAAATGGCTCGGTTTTTTATCTACGCTGCCATCGCTGATTTTATCGCTATTTGCCTTTGTACAATATTTGCGGGGCTACCGCCTGGAACATTTGGCAGAAAAACACGATTGGGTTCGCTTCGCGGATTTTCCGTTTTTAACGGAGCCCACGTTCGCCATCCGTTATGAGCTGAGCATCGACGGCTTTTCGCTTGTCATGATCGTGCTTACGTCGCTATTGGCGACGCTTGCCGCCGTCGCCTCCATCCATATCAAAAAAGAGTGGAAAGGCTATTTCATGCTCTTTCTTCTATTAGAAATCGGCATGCTTGGCGTGTTTGCGGCAGGAAATATGATTTTATTCTTTATCTTTTTAGAAATCACGCTCGTTCCGATGTTCTTTTTAGTTGGAAAATGGGGCGGTTTTGAACGGGAGCGCGCCGCATACAGCTACTTGCTTTACAACGGGATTGGTTCGGCGATTTTACTGATTGCCATTATCGTTTTATTTGCCCGCACCGGGACGTCCAATATCGAGTTGGTAAAAGAAATGCTTCATAACCCGGCGGTCGAGGCGCAGCTTGTCGCGCCGATTTCAAACGATTTGCGCTTAGGATTGTTTATTGCATTGTTGATCGCATTTGGGATTAAGCTGCCGATCGTTCCGTTTCACCGCTGGATTTTGCGGGTGCACGTACAAGCGCCGCCGTCGATTGTGATGCTGCACTCCGGCGTGCTATTAAAAATCGGGGCGTACGGTTTGATTCGGTTCGGCATCGGTTTATTCCCAGATCAATTCCGCGATTTCGCTTTTTGGATTGCGATTTTAGGGGTTGTCAACTTATTGTACGGAGCGTTTTTAGCGTTCGTCCAAGACGATTTTAAAATGGTGCTTGCCTATTCGAGTGTTTCCCATATGGGAATTGTGCTCATTGGATTGGGAGCGCTGAATGAAGCAGGGATTCAAGGGGCGATTTTCCAGGCTGTTTCCCATGGATTTATTTCCGCATTGCTGTTCTTGCTCGTCAGCATTTTATACGAACGAACGAGTACGACGGCGATCGACCGTTTAGGAGGGCTGGCGAAAGTGATGCCGCTGACGGCGGGATGCTTATTGGCAGGAGCGATGGCGTCGCTCGGATTGCCGGGAATGTCTGGGTTTGTAAGTGAGTTTACCGCATTTTTAGGTTTGTTCAAAACAGAGCCGGTCGTTGCGGCGATCGGTGCGCTCGGCATTATTATGACCGCGGTTTACCTGCTTCGCGCCGTATTGAACATGACGTTTGGCGCCTCCAAGCGCGATGATGTACAAGCGCTTGATATGAGCCTGGCGGAAGCGATTCCGGTGTTCGTATTGCTCGCATTGATTGTGATGATCGGCGTATATCCGCATATTTTAGCGAAACCATTGCAAGCGACGATTGAAATGATGATGAACGGGTTAGGAGTGTGA
- the nuoL gene encoding NADH-quinone oxidoreductase subunit L → MMEMAWIVPLFPLFSFFLLLLFGKRMKEASAYVGILATFVSFLVSVAVLFDRIGGSTYKAEQVWLTIGSTKLTAGFEVTALNALMLVVVSLVSFLVHMYAKGYMRGDERFSVFYAYLGLFTFAMLGLVVSPNLLQTYMFWELVGLGSFLLIGFYFYKEEAKAAAKKAFIMTRIGDVGFFIGMILLFWQVGSFEYDDIFKAVQDGTLSQTMVTLAAILIFVGAIGKSGQFPLHTWLPDAMEGPTPVSALIHAATMVAAGVYLVAALFPLYEASETAMLTVAVVGGFTAIFAASIGLVQTDIKRVLAYSTVSQLGYMMLALGSGSYVAGIFHLTTHAFFKALLFLAAGSVIHAVGTQDIEKMGGLWRKMPFTAPLFLVGTLAISGVPLLSGFFSKDEILAAAWTHGHVVLFWIAVFASFFTAFYMFRLFFLVFSGEGRHEAEEIHESPAVMTFPMLVLAVLAVISGYIHTPWFGTFLGDWLTDGHYAHKEAPSWIMVVAAIVSLLGIFLAWLMYGKRSLARDWLSSRIPFAYNVLWNKYYIDECYAWTVGYAANAISLLFYYIDRFIVEGMASLVAAAVNTVGSIGSRLQNGQVQMYGAVTLIGLALLVVILAFTGGYL, encoded by the coding sequence ATGATGGAAATGGCTTGGATTGTGCCGCTTTTTCCTCTGTTTTCCTTTTTCTTATTGCTGCTTTTCGGAAAACGAATGAAAGAAGCGAGTGCTTATGTTGGAATACTAGCGACGTTCGTTTCTTTCCTTGTTTCTGTCGCCGTGCTGTTTGACCGCATTGGCGGTTCGACTTACAAAGCAGAACAAGTATGGCTTACGATCGGCAGCACGAAATTGACAGCTGGATTTGAGGTGACGGCGCTAAATGCATTAATGCTTGTCGTTGTCTCCCTCGTTAGCTTTCTAGTACATATGTATGCAAAAGGGTATATGCGCGGCGATGAGCGGTTCTCGGTTTTCTATGCGTATTTAGGGCTGTTCACGTTTGCGATGCTCGGTCTTGTCGTTTCGCCGAATTTATTGCAGACATATATGTTTTGGGAACTGGTTGGTCTTGGTTCGTTTCTATTAATCGGATTTTATTTCTATAAAGAAGAAGCGAAAGCGGCTGCGAAAAAAGCGTTTATTATGACGCGGATCGGCGATGTCGGCTTTTTTATCGGCATGATTCTATTATTCTGGCAAGTGGGCAGTTTTGAGTATGATGACATTTTTAAAGCCGTGCAAGACGGAACGCTGTCGCAGACGATGGTGACCCTAGCGGCGATTCTCATTTTCGTGGGAGCGATCGGAAAATCTGGCCAGTTTCCGCTTCATACGTGGCTTCCAGATGCCATGGAAGGTCCGACGCCAGTTTCGGCGTTGATCCACGCGGCCACGATGGTAGCTGCAGGGGTTTATTTAGTGGCTGCGCTGTTCCCGTTATACGAAGCAAGCGAAACGGCGATGCTGACGGTCGCGGTTGTCGGGGGATTTACGGCGATTTTCGCCGCATCCATCGGCCTTGTGCAGACCGATATTAAGCGCGTGCTTGCCTACTCGACGGTAAGCCAGCTCGGCTACATGATGCTTGCGCTCGGTTCGGGAAGCTATGTAGCGGGAATATTCCATTTGACGACACATGCGTTTTTTAAAGCGCTCTTGTTTTTAGCGGCAGGAAGCGTCATTCATGCTGTCGGCACGCAAGACATTGAAAAAATGGGCGGACTTTGGCGGAAAATGCCGTTTACCGCGCCGCTATTTCTAGTCGGAACGCTGGCCATCAGCGGGGTCCCGCTTTTATCAGGATTCTTTAGCAAAGATGAAATTCTTGCTGCCGCTTGGACGCATGGTCATGTCGTTTTATTCTGGATTGCGGTTTTTGCTTCGTTTTTCACCGCGTTTTATATGTTCCGTCTCTTCTTCCTTGTCTTTAGCGGCGAGGGGCGGCATGAAGCGGAGGAAATTCATGAATCGCCAGCGGTTATGACGTTTCCGATGCTCGTCTTGGCCGTGCTTGCCGTCATTTCTGGGTACATTCATACTCCATGGTTTGGGACATTTCTCGGCGATTGGCTGACAGATGGCCATTATGCTCACAAAGAAGCGCCAAGCTGGATTATGGTCGTTGCTGCCATCGTTTCATTGCTTGGCATTTTCCTCGCGTGGCTGATGTACGGAAAACGTTCGCTTGCGAGAGATTGGCTTAGCTCGCGCATTCCGTTTGCGTACAACGTGTTATGGAATAAATATTACATCGATGAATGTTATGCGTGGACGGTTGGCTATGCGGCAAACGCCATTAGTCTATTATTCTATTATATTGATCGCTTTATCGTAGAGGGAATGGCCAGTCTCGTTGCAGCGGCAGTAAACACGGTTGGTTCAATCGGATCGCGGCTGCAAAACGGGCAAGTTCAAATGTATGGCGCGGTGACGTTGATCGGCCTTGCGCTTCTCGTCGTCATTCTCGCGTTCACAGGGGGGTATTTATAA
- the nuoK gene encoding NADH-quinone oxidoreductase subunit NuoK — protein sequence MSSVPLSVYLVLALILFCIGLYGALTKRNTVIVLICIELMLNAVNINLVAFAKHGAHPGISGQIFALFTITVAAAEAAVGLAILMALYRNRKTVHIDEIDSMKH from the coding sequence ATGAGCTCCGTTCCATTATCCGTATATCTGGTACTTGCGCTCATCTTGTTTTGCATTGGGCTGTATGGAGCGCTCACCAAACGAAATACCGTGATTGTGCTCATTTGTATTGAGTTAATGCTGAATGCCGTCAATATTAATTTAGTCGCTTTTGCGAAACACGGGGCTCATCCCGGTATTTCAGGGCAAATTTTTGCCCTATTTACCATCACGGTGGCAGCTGCTGAAGCCGCGGTGGGACTCGCGATTTTAATGGCGCTTTATCGCAACCGCAAAACCGTTCATATCGATGAAATCGATTCGATGAAGCATTAA
- a CDS encoding NADH-quinone oxidoreductase subunit J, with the protein MSGEYLAFLVLALVAIIGGVLMLNLTKVVHMVIALVFTFISIAGLYVLLSAEFVAAVQVLIYSGAITIIMLFGIMLTRHREEEKEETTTGGFWRKTFTAIAVFAFGIAVYLGIYQLDFGEEAANLHENNTEQIGLALYSHYIIPFEITSIILLVALVGAIILAKKNDKGAPKK; encoded by the coding sequence GTGAGCGGAGAATATCTCGCCTTTTTAGTGCTCGCCCTCGTCGCAATCATCGGCGGAGTGCTCATGCTGAATTTAACGAAAGTCGTTCATATGGTCATCGCGCTTGTGTTTACGTTCATCAGCATCGCGGGTCTTTACGTGCTCTTATCAGCGGAATTTGTTGCTGCTGTGCAAGTGCTTATTTACTCTGGCGCCATTACCATTATCATGCTGTTTGGCATCATGCTGACGCGCCACCGGGAGGAAGAAAAAGAAGAAACGACAACAGGCGGATTTTGGCGAAAAACATTCACCGCCATCGCGGTCTTTGCCTTTGGCATCGCCGTTTATCTCGGCATTTATCAGCTTGATTTTGGCGAGGAAGCCGCAAATCTCCATGAAAACAATACGGAACAAATCGGTCTCGCCCTATATTCTCATTATATCATTCCGTTTGAAATTACATCGATCATTTTGCTTGTGGCGCTTGTTGGCGCGATTATACTAGCGAAAAAAAATGATAAGGGGGCGCCAAAAAAATGA
- the nuoI gene encoding NADH-quinone oxidoreductase subunit NuoI — protein MIGLAKGLAYTLKNLTREKVTYDYPNEPLPLPDRFRGIQKFYPEKCIVCNQCANICPTDCIQLTGKKHPDPTKKGKIIDTYSINFEICILCDLCTEVCPTEAIVMTNNFELAEYSRDALYKDLAWLDENDTNVRKENKP, from the coding sequence ATGATCGGTTTAGCCAAAGGGTTGGCATATACCCTGAAAAATTTAACTCGGGAAAAAGTAACGTACGACTATCCGAATGAACCGCTTCCCCTTCCAGATCGGTTTCGCGGCATTCAAAAATTTTATCCCGAAAAGTGTATCGTTTGCAATCAATGTGCTAATATTTGCCCAACCGACTGTATTCAATTGACAGGCAAAAAGCATCCGGATCCGACGAAAAAAGGGAAAATCATTGATACGTACAGCATTAACTTCGAAATTTGCATTTTATGCGACCTTTGTACAGAAGTATGTCCGACGGAAGCCATCGTCATGACGAACAATTTTGAGCTGGCGGAATATAGCCGCGATGCCCTTTATAAAGATTTGGCATGGCTCGATGAAAACGACACCAATGTCCGAAAGGAGAATAAGCCGTGA
- the nuoH gene encoding NADH-quinone oxidoreductase subunit NuoH: protein MMEQLLNSAPSWTNLVIFFGLGIALLLAVLAFVTYGILAERKVMGFMQGRYGPNQVGGRWGLLQTVADVLKLLLKEDTIPKAADKPLFILAPIIAFAPAFMVLATLPFTDAFQFADIGVGLLYYIAVSGLTTIGVVAGGWASNNKYALIGAMRAAAQMISYEIPLVVSVLGVVLLTGSLNLNDIVEAQKDVWYIFIQPIAFIVFFIAAVAELNRTPFDLPEAESELVAGFHVEYSGFRWAFFMLSEYVYLFAMAALTTILFLGGWHPVMFLDFIPGAVWFALKFSIVVFVLIWFRVTFPRLRADQLMELGWKVLFPVALANIFVTALIQELFF, encoded by the coding sequence ATGATGGAACAATTGCTGAATTCTGCTCCAAGCTGGACGAATCTCGTGATCTTCTTCGGACTTGGCATCGCCTTGTTGCTTGCCGTTCTTGCTTTTGTGACGTATGGTATTTTAGCGGAACGAAAAGTCATGGGATTTATGCAAGGCCGTTACGGCCCGAACCAAGTCGGAGGCCGATGGGGGCTATTGCAAACGGTCGCGGACGTATTGAAGCTGCTTTTAAAAGAAGATACGATTCCAAAAGCTGCTGACAAGCCGTTATTCATTTTAGCGCCGATTATCGCTTTTGCGCCGGCGTTTATGGTATTGGCGACATTGCCGTTTACTGACGCATTTCAATTTGCCGATATCGGCGTTGGCCTGCTTTATTACATTGCCGTTTCGGGACTGACGACGATCGGCGTTGTGGCCGGCGGATGGGCATCGAACAATAAATATGCGCTCATCGGCGCAATGCGTGCGGCAGCACAAATGATTTCCTATGAAATTCCGCTTGTTGTGTCTGTGCTTGGTGTTGTTTTGCTAACGGGCAGTCTAAATTTAAACGATATTGTCGAAGCGCAAAAAGATGTATGGTATATTTTCATACAGCCAATTGCGTTTATCGTATTTTTCATTGCTGCTGTCGCGGAGTTAAACCGCACTCCATTCGACTTGCCGGAAGCGGAATCAGAGCTTGTTGCCGGGTTTCATGTCGAGTATTCCGGTTTTCGTTGGGCATTCTTTATGCTTTCGGAATATGTGTATCTTTTTGCTATGGCGGCGCTTACAACGATATTATTTTTAGGTGGATGGCACCCGGTGATGTTTTTAGATTTCATTCCAGGAGCGGTTTGGTTTGCGTTAAAATTCAGCATCGTTGTTTTCGTCCTGATTTGGTTCCGTGTGACATTTCCGCGCCTTAGAGCGGACCAGCTCATGGAATTAGGATGGAAAGTATTGTTTCCTGTGGCGCTTGCGAATATTTTTGTTACCGCGCTGATACAAGAACTATTTTTCTAA
- a CDS encoding NADH-quinone oxidoreductase subunit D, with the protein MLRTEEMILNVGPQHPSTHGVFRLILKLDGEIIQEAKPVIGYLHRGTEKLAENLQYTQIIPYTDRMDYLSAMTNNYVICHAVETMMGIEVPERAEYLRVLAMELGRIASHLVWWGTYLLDLGATSPFLYAFREREMIINLLNELSGARLTFNYMRVGGVKWDAPDGWIEKVKQFVPYMREKLAGYHDLVTGNEIFRHRVIGVGKYTKEEAINYSLSGVNLRCTGVKWDLRKNEPYSIYDRFDFDIPVREEGDCLARYECRLAEIEESLKIIEQACEQFPKSGEIMGKVPRIIKAPPGETFVRIESPRGEIGCYIASDGKKEPYRIKFRRPSFYNLQILPKLLKGENIANVIAILGSIDIVLGEVDG; encoded by the coding sequence ATGCTTCGGACGGAAGAAATGATTTTAAACGTAGGACCGCAGCACCCGAGTACACACGGAGTTTTCCGCCTCATTTTAAAACTAGATGGAGAGATCATTCAAGAAGCGAAACCTGTCATCGGCTACCTCCACCGCGGAACGGAAAAGTTAGCAGAAAACTTACAATATACGCAAATCATCCCGTATACAGACCGGATGGATTATTTATCGGCAATGACCAATAACTATGTTATTTGTCATGCAGTGGAAACAATGATGGGCATTGAAGTTCCGGAACGAGCGGAATATTTGCGCGTTTTAGCAATGGAACTTGGCAGAATCGCCAGCCATCTTGTCTGGTGGGGGACGTATTTGCTCGACCTTGGCGCCACAAGCCCGTTTTTGTACGCATTCCGCGAGCGGGAAATGATTATTAATCTATTAAACGAGCTGTCAGGGGCGCGACTGACGTTCAATTACATGCGCGTCGGCGGCGTGAAATGGGATGCGCCGGATGGATGGATTGAAAAAGTAAAACAATTTGTCCCGTATATGCGGGAAAAACTCGCTGGTTATCATGACCTTGTGACAGGAAATGAAATTTTCCGCCATCGTGTCATCGGTGTTGGCAAATATACGAAAGAAGAGGCGATCAATTATTCGTTAAGCGGCGTAAACTTGCGTTGTACCGGCGTGAAATGGGACTTACGGAAAAACGAGCCGTATTCGATTTATGACCGTTTTGATTTTGACATTCCGGTGCGGGAAGAAGGAGACTGCCTTGCCCGTTATGAATGCCGTTTGGCGGAAATAGAAGAATCATTAAAAATCATCGAACAAGCATGTGAACAATTTCCAAAAAGCGGAGAAATTATGGGGAAAGTGCCGCGCATCATTAAAGCGCCGCCGGGAGAGACATTTGTCCGCATTGAATCACCGCGCGGGGAAATCGGCTGTTACATCGCCAGCGACGGAAAGAAAGAGCCGTACCGCATCAAATTCCGTCGGCCGTCGTTTTACAATTTGCAAATACTCCCGAAACTGTTAAAAGGGGAAAATATTGCGAATGTGATTGCGATTCTTGGCTCGATTGATATTGTGCTCGGGGAGGTCGACGGATGA